The genomic interval GCACCCGCTCAGTTTGTGGGGGCGGCCGTGCCCCCCTCGGGCTCCCGTTTGCCCCCTTTGCCCCCCGGCGGCTCGTTGCTCCCCTTGACGTCGGGCTCTCCGCCCTCCTTGCCGCCGTCGTGGGTCTTCATGTGCTTGCCCAGGTGGTCGCTGCGCATGAAGACGCGGCCGCAGACGGGGCAGGTGAACTTCTTGGTGCCCGTGTGGGTCTGGAGGTGCCGCTGCAGCTCGTCGGAGCGGGTGAAGCGCTTCCCGCAGAACAGCCAGTTGCAGACGAAGGGGCGATCGCCGCTGTGCCAGCGCAGGTGCGCCTTCAGGTGCGAGGTCTTGGCGTACGCTTTGCCGCAGCCCGGGATGTGGCAGTTGTGCAGGTGTTTGCGCTTGGAGCCCTCGGGGCACGGCCCCCCCCTCTCCGCCTCCTGGCAGTTGGGACAACGGCACGCCGCctgccccccgccccgcggcaCCGCCCGGCGGCCCCCCTTGGCCCGCCCGCCTCCCTCCGCTTCGGGCTGGGGGGGGCCCTCCAACGCCTTCGCCCCCTCCGGCCCCAGCAGGTGCTGGGCGGGGGGCAGCAGATGGGCGGGGGGAGCGCAGAGCTGCGCTTCGCCCCCTCCGTACCCCCCCAGGGGCGGCTGTAGGCCGGGGGGCGCGGGCACCT from Lagopus muta isolate bLagMut1 chromosome 25, bLagMut1 primary, whole genome shotgun sequence carries:
- the SP6 gene encoding transcription factor Sp6, which encodes MLTAVCGSLGNQSSDAPRASPTPLDLQPLQPFQPPPPGADFASPLPPPELPLPGPDVAFAAPGTYDPHGPPRIELPPDGPAAPGSYAKLLQAAPPDMAHPYEPWFRPPHPAPSGEEGGVNWWDLHAGASWMELPHTQGGLQVPAPPGLQPPLGGYGGGEAQLCAPPAHLLPPAQHLLGPEGAKALEGPPQPEAEGGGRAKGGRRAVPRGGGQAACRCPNCQEAERGGPCPEGSKRKHLHNCHIPGCGKAYAKTSHLKAHLRWHSGDRPFVCNWLFCGKRFTRSDELQRHLQTHTGTKKFTCPVCGRVFMRSDHLGKHMKTHDGGKEGGEPDVKGSNEPPGGKGGKREPEGGTAAPTN